In Panicum virgatum strain AP13 chromosome 5K, P.virgatum_v5, whole genome shotgun sequence, the genomic window GAGTCTGCCCTGTCAGGTTAAGTGCTTCCCTTGCACTTACCTAGGGCTGCCACTGAGTATAAGAAAATTGAAAGGAGTGGAAGTGCAGCCATTGGTAGACAAGATTGAAGACAGACTACCATCGTGGAAAGGAAAATTACTAGACAAGGCTGGAAGGTTAACACTAGTGCTATCAGTTCTGACTTCAGTACCAATATGGGCTCTGTAAAGAATTGATAGGATCAGAAGGAGCTTTCTGTGGAAAGGAGAGGAGGATGCCAGTGGGGGTCAGTTTTGTTGCTTGGAAGAAAGTTTTGCTACCAAAACAGATGGGTCGTCTAGGGGTCCTTGATCTTCAGGCTTTCAGAAGGGCGTTGCAACTAAGACAGTAAGATGGTTGtggtttgagtgggttgtttttttttaatacaaTTTTTTACTCAAATTACAGAAAAATACTATAAAATTCTCAAATTACAAAACTAGGTTATACTCGTCCGCTGGTTGGACGAAATATGATTTTCGTCCAGTGGGAGGACGAAATACGGTAATTTCGTCTGTCCGTCAGACGAAATTTAGATTTCGTCGTTTCAGTAGTCGAAATACAAGAATTTCGTCTAGCCGTCGGACGAAATTATATTTCGTCCAGTGGGCAGACGaaaattttcatgaattaacaatttattactgttttcgTGTAGCTTTGCATGACGAAATTTATATTTCGTCTAATGGGTAGACGAAATTAAATTTCGTCTGCTGGGCAGATGAAATTTGGAATTTCGTCTACCCGGTAGACGAAATTTAGTTTGATTCCCCCCCCCCAAATTTGACGATTTCAATGTTGTTTAATATGTGTGTCACAGTTGATTTATTGTGTTACATCTGGAACTCCGAGTAGAGCGTCGAGCAAACAAATAAAGGATAACTGGTACTGCGAGGGTGTATTACTTTCGTGATTTCGTCCAGCCAGCAGACGACCATGATCTAGTTTTGAAATTCCTACGATGCAGAGTATTAATCTGTAATTTGAGTAAAAAAATGTATTAAAAAAATTCGAACCTGACATACCCTGGGTTGGCACTACACCACCTTGTGACAATGTTGACCTCCAGTTATTCAGAGTTAGCActgtttttttcgcaaccgtgcctgagcacgtttttcattaagagaaaaGCACAGAGTTCAGATACAAGAAGATGTTTCTAAGCTAAATACCAGCTTTCATATTTCTTTCTATGtcctctgcagatgaatgactTTCTGCTATCATTAAGGTATATACATTTCACATAATTTAGTAAACATTTTATGGAATCTTCAACCATTACTGAGCTTTGTAGGGGTGCTTATCCCGCCTGACAAAGGAGGTGGAATGGCACCTTGgcgccgtggccggcgcggTTCCTGGCGTTCTGAGTactgcggcgagccggcgagccTGCCTCTGGCGACAGCGAGGGCCTTCACAAGCATGACAACTACCCATCCCCAAGCAAGCGCAGTATCAAGCGATGGTTTCTCCCTACCTGGTGCCTGCCGTTCCCATTCCCATTGCCGTTCTTCACCGTTCCCAGCAAGCCAGGCCGTGGCATCCGATTCGACCTGACGCGCCTCCGCGCCCGCGATCTTCTCGCGGCGGCCGACCGCGTTCGCCGCGTCTTCGGGTGAGCGGCCTTCTCGCCGAGGTCACGGCGCCCTCCGCATCGATGGTACAGAGCGACGGCGCTGGAGGTCGACATTGCTGTGGCAGCTCACGGTGGAGGCCACGACGGCGCCGACGAGCCGCTTCGGCCCGTGCACCACCATGGTGGATGGAGCCTGGAACGCGCACATGGTAGGTATTGAGCTCGCGTTCGAGGCCGTGGCGGCGAACATCTGGTCCCCAATCCCGACCAGGTGGCCAGCGGCGCGTTGTGCCTGACGCCTGGGGGACGGTAGATGAAATACCgtccgggtggacggtatttcaattaccgtccacccctggcctctCGTGTAGGGATGGCAATTGCACCCGCGGATGCGGGTATCTGCGGATTTTAGACCCGACGGGTGCGGGTTCGATATTCCACCCGTGGGtggacccgcacccgcacccgactattgcgggtgcgggtgcgggtttgagATTCCACCCGCGGGTGGACTCGCACCCATCCGCAAACAAAGAAACTCTAACCCAACGTGCTTAGGTAAGGCTTATTCCAACTATCCTAACTATAAAATGAGCACAAAAATTTATAGGTTTATTGTTAGTTTGTCGTTAATACTTTGAATTTGGGAATTTGTTGTTAGTTTAACCTTATTACTTATAGAAATGTAATGTTTGACTATTTAAATCGACGGATTTGTAcatttttattatatcttttgtcACACTCGCGGGCACCCGAAACCCGCCCGAAACCCGCGGGTGTGGGTGCGGGTGCACAAATGCACCCGCGGTCTACCTGCGGGCGGGTTTTTTCCAACCCCACGGGTTTGCCTACGGGCGGGTTTTCATCAAACCCGCACCCACATCAGCGGGTGCCATGCCTACTCTCGTGGCCGTTAGATCGCACATGTACGCCATCGGATTTTGGACGACAGTGAAGGCCCTTTCCTCCTTCCTCGCTCGATTGCTGGTCTCCTTAACCTCGCACTGCGAGCCGTTCGTCGTCCAACGAGGCAGAGTCTAGCGGCTGCAAGAATCACTTCCGAATTCCGATAGTTGCGAGAGCTTTGTAGGTACTGGGATGCTTATCCCGCCGGACATGGGAGGTGGAACGGCACGGTggtgccatggccggcggcggcgcggttccTGGCGTTCTTAGTACTGCGGCGAGGCtgcctccggcgacggcgagatcCTTCACAAGCATGACACCATGAGGTTGTCTGTCTATTTAGTTGCCttaaccatgttcatcaagaaTCGATCCATACTGCAGGACTGACCAAACGCTTCGTACCATGTCCACCAATCGCCTCCAAGCGATGGTTTCTCCGCTGCCTGCTATTCCAATTGCCGTTCTTCACCCTTCCCAGCAAGCCAGGCCGTGGCATCCGGCTCGACCTGACGCATGTCGACGGCTCGACGCCCGCGGCCTCCTCGCGGCGGCTAACGGGTCCGCCACGCCATCGGGCGAGGGGCATCCTCGCCGCGGTcacggcgcgacggcggccgtcCACGCGAGCCCGGCGACGAACctcgtcgacctccgcatcggcACGCCGTCGCTCACGCTCACGGACGTGCTCGAAACGGGCAGCAATGGCGCTTGAACCACCACCGTTCGATCCAGGCCCGTATCTAGGCCCGTGCgggccgtgcgaccgcacagggcccccaaatTTAAAGGGCCCCAAAATTTTAGATATACATTAGATATAGTCATGTAAAGACTTTAATTTAGTTGATTGTTGATCCATTTTGTGGCAAAATATGGCCCAAATTGCTCCTAAAAGATAAATCGTTGTAGGCGTATCACATGTCACTTCCTTTTACATGGGTGCTACTCGGGGTCACGTGTGTGATCTCGAGTGGACCTATCACAGCACCACAACCTCTCCAGGATTCCATGTTTTGAACCTAAAATTGGCCAAATAAACCAGGACCCTCAATGCTTCGTTGCTagaacaaactttttttttggaaattttttttgttgctcaaacaataacaattgttccagcaataaaagaaattattccggaacaaaaaatagttattagACTTTTTGTGATGATTTAACTGCCAATCACACGGGTGACTTCTAACATTTGTGATTTCACACAGCACATCGCGCTTGCCGACTGCTATCGTTTGGTATTCGCGATCCAGCACTAGGCCACTAGGGCCCAGTCCATTGTTTCGCACAGGGCCCtcgaatttgccggtacggccctggTTCGATCCACTCGTCAGCTCCGGCGAGATAACTATCACACCCGCGCACCAGAGCGGAGGAACCCAGCGTTTCGTCGAGGAGGACTGCGGTCAAGCCGGGAAGGAGGAAAAGTCTCGGTACCTTAACTTGATCGGTGCCGCATATTTGAGATCCAACGGTCTTTAGAGatcgggggtggacggtaaatgaaataccgtccaccccctcggTTCATTTATTACCGTCCATCCCCGGGCCGGGTCTGATCGCCGCCACGGCCAGGAGCGCGTCGCCGTATACcggacggcggcgtcgcggaggcCGGCGAAATGGGCTTCTTCCCCCGAGCCACGACGGATGCAACGGCCTGCTGCTCCACTACGCAacccggccggcggcgttcCACGTCGTGGACCCGACTgtgcggcggtgggcggcgggccGCGCTTCCTGCGCCGCGCGCGAGGGCGGTGCTCTCCGTGCTGTTGTTCGACCCCTACATCTCCCAGCGCTTCAAGGTGCTCTGCTTCATGGGTTGGCTGCGCTGGTGCGCGGCCATGGAGTTGTTCGACTccgagcgcggcgcggggcccGGCAAGATGTCGAGCACTGCCGTGTGGCGTGTGCCCATGGCCTCCAGCGGCTCTCGTCTAGTGTCGGCACGCGCCCCTGGTACACTCCTCACCTTGCCGGACGCATCCAATCCGATCGACACAGCCGTCCAAAGGTGCAGCTGCAGTGGCTCTGGAAGGGTTCATGTAGCCGTGGAGGCGAACTTCTGGTCCCCAATCCCGGCCAGGTGGCCAGCGGCGCGTGGTGGCTGACGACCGGGGGGGGGTGGGGACGGCAGATGAAATACCgtccgggtggacggtatttgaaataccgtgcGCCCCCTGGCCTCTCGTGGCTGTTAGATCGCGCGGGTACGGCCATCTACCTCCTTTGGATTTCGGAAGCCTTCCTCGTCCTCGCTCGACTGTTGTTCTTCTCCACGTCGCACTGAGCTCCGAGCCGCGCGTCGCCCAATGAGCCAGAGTCCCAGCAGCCAGGCCGTGGCATCCGACTCGACCTGACGAATGTCGTCGACCATGGTCTCTTCGCAGCGGCCGGCcgcgtccgccgcgccgccgagcgagCAGCCTCCTGGACGGCTCGCCGCGGTCACGGCGCCCTCCGCCCCTCCGCATCGATAatgtggagcggcggcgctgacaCTTCCACTGCCACGGCAACGGTGGCCGTCCACGCGAGCCCGGCGATGAACCTCGTCGACGATCATCGACGGTCGCAACGGCCTGCTGCTCTACTACGCGTCCCGGCCGGCGGCGTTCCATGCGATACGGGCTCACGGTTGAGACCATGGCGGCGTGGTTCTATCTGGCGGCCAGCGGTCGCCTTGGGCACGAAAAACCAAAAACCCAGGACCGAACCGAAAAAACCGAAAACCGAAGCCGAACCGAACTGAAACCGAGAATTTCGGTTCCCATTCGGTTCCAGGTTCTCAGGAACCGAATTTACTCGGTTAATTCGGTTCAGTTCTCGGTTAAACCAAAAGAACCGAAATTAATACACAACCAGACATTCAGCCCATCAGCCCAGTAGCAAACTCTAAGCCCAATATCAaaccccgcggccggcggctaCAGAGCCCGCACCAGCGCCCCTCCCCAGTCCCACCCGcctcgccccgccccgccctcgTCTCGGCAAGGCAGCTTCCCTCCCCCTCGGAgtcccggcgcggcggcgccctgccCCGCCCCGTCTTCCTCCCTCCCGGCGCGGTGGCGCCCCTGCCCCGGCCCCGTCTCCCTCCCTCGCGGCGCGGCAGTCGGTGGCGCCCCGCCCCagtcttcctccctccctctcggaGTCTCGGCCCGGTGGCGCCCTGCCCCGCCCccgtccccctccctccctaccAGTGCGGTGGCACCATGcacggccgccgtcgcctccctcGATCCCACCCACACGGCCACGCCGGCTCCGCCCCTCGTCCCTCGCAAGCTTGCGCCACCTCGAGGCTTCCCCGCTACAGCATGCAGCAAGCCGGGGTCGTCCCTTCCTCAAATCcgcggcggctcctcctcctcctcctccaattCCATCGggatccggtggcggcggctcctccAATCCCTggcgagggagacgacggcggcTCCAGCCGTCCCTGGTTCCCTGCAGAGGAGGATGCACTGCAGGAGGGGATGCGCGGTGACGGCGGActccgcggcggccggtgggcgaGGATGCGCGACGATGGCGGACTCCGCCTAAGCTACAGCGGCGTGGCACCCTCCTGCCTCGGCCCGGGTGAGCAGCGACAGCGGGGTGGATTAGGGACGACGGAGCAGCGACGAGCTATGATACGCGGATACTTTTCAAAACTCACGTACCGGTATCGGATACCATATCGGATACCCGTACTCCACGGATACTCCCGGATACGTATCCCGTAAGTATCGGACTATTtaggtattttcaaataaaaaaataaatcggATACTCGTGGGATACCTGTGGATACCTGTCCGATACCTTCAAACCCTAACAACACCACTCAATCGCTTCGTATAAAAGTCCTCCATTCAGCTGTGCCACCCTCTCATCCCCACTCGCGCAGCCGCAGGCCCGCAGCAGCCTCGCACGGCTCCCTTGCTGTCTCCGCCGCTCGGCCACCCGcccacgcctcctcctgctccttccccgCTGCTCATCGCTCCCTTGCAGTcaccgccgcccggccacccgcccgtgcctcctcctgctccttccccaTCGCTCGTCGCTTTGCCGTCACCTCCGCCCGCCCACCCGTCCGTGCCTCCTACTGCTCCAGCGGCTGCGCGGCCTGTCCAGACAGAGGCCCGCACATCTGTTAAAGCACTATTTAGGGTGGTGCTGTGCTGCTGGAGCTCGCCGCGGGcgggccgccacggccgccggagcGCGCCTCTGGACGGTCCGCGCGGCAgctagagagggagaggatgagCCGCGGCCTCCGAAGTGGGAGAGgaggagccgcggccgccggagttggccgctacacagagaaagagagagagagtgccgGAGGTTGGGGAAGAAGACGACCGACATCCATTCTTGGAACAGACGAACAGGTAAGATAAGATtggttcttttttcctttgccccttcccttttctaataattatagaacatatgaatatatgagtTTATGACGCATTATAGTCCTTGGAACTTCTATTTTCTCATATTCTAGTTCCtgaaacttttatttatttttattttttatatatattggcgTATTCCCGTATCCTTGTTTTTGGAAAAATGGCGTATCGGAGTATCCCCGTATCGCGTATCGGTatccgtatccgcgtatccgggcAACATAGGCGACGAGCGTTGAACACGCTCGGTTCTTTCGGTAGGAACCGGAACCGAAACAGAAAAAAACCGAAAACGAATTGCTCGGTTCTCAGATTTTCTAGGAACCGAACGGTTCTCATTTCTGGAGAACCGAAGTTTGCTAAAAAACCgaagaaccgatcggttcgtGTAACACCCTAGTGTTAATCGCGATGCTAATCATGTGCTTAAACTGCTAATTATGGACTCAAGCTCATTgttagcgttaatcgagttcgtGGTAAAACCTTGTTTAGCAGTGTTCGATCTCATTTTTCTCCGTGATCTAtgcttcaaatcaactttcgcccaaaacaaaagttgtagctcttatcgtcctctacaacttttattttggccaaatttcatgttccaatGTAAAATTTGGAGCTTTGGACGGTCAAAGTCGGCTAAAATCACACAAATTCGGTTACTGTGCCCCGGTTTGGTCAGTGCCTCGCCGGCCTCGACGTTGGGGTCGCCACGCGTCGCGCCGACGAACCTCGCCCATCGTGCACACACTCCCATCCTTATCTGCACGGAGTCGTGCTCGTTTTCGCCTCCCCGTTCCCCTTCCTCGCGTCGCACGGAGTGCACAGCAGAGCCGAGCAACCCTAGCtaccgctcgccgcgccggtgcCGATTCCGGCCACCTCTCGCCGCCGTGCCTCAATTCCTCGCGTTGCAAGCCGCGCAACCTCGCCCTACACCTTCTTGCTCCATCTCGTGCTCGATTgagccctccgccggccggaaTCGAAACTGCAGACCGCGGCCGCCATTGAAGCttcgtcgagctccgcccctcccatCGAGCTCCCCTCCCCGACCTCCCTCCGCTCAAATCGAGTCGCCGGTGAGCTTCTCCGCGCGCCCCTCTTCCTTTCCGGCCTTTTCCCCGCTCGAATCCCGcaccgccggagccggagcgccgccgcgccgccgcggatggcatgctgcgccgccggcgcgcgtcgCGCGCCACCCCTGCGCGAGCttgctcgccaccgccgcgcgccctagCTCCGCCGGAGCCTCCTGACCGCGACGCGCCCCGCCCCCTCGCcggtctgcgccgccgccggcgagaacgccgcgccgccgcccatgccagcgccgccccgcacgcttcccgcccccgccgcgcgtgCACCCCGCGGCCGCCCCCCCTGCTCCGCCCTGCGCTAGCCCCGCCGGGTGCCCTGGCTGCGGCCGGGCcagcccccaccgccggcgagccgtgggcgggcggcagcgccgccaccgccgcggccacggcccTGGTGCGCGGCCGGGGCAAAAACAGAGGAGCGCCCCCCCTTTTGGCTCTCTCTGTTCCAATGacgagtggggcccacgggtcagagGTTAAGGGAGgagttatttattttttgttattttggctgagagtttgataaatcctagaaaaatgcagaaaaatcctaaaaatgcaaaccaaattttgttaggtttctaaaatcaatatCTTCAATAGAAAAATACTCTTGCTTGGGaattgtcacttttgcccctgctaaatttAGGGTTTGCGTTAAGCTAGATTATTTTGTATCGGTTGTTTGGTTTatctaaaaatcctgaaaattttatggtagctTACTTGttgcatgtgtagttcactgaaaaatttcCAGGTGCATATCCTGTGTGCATGTTCGTGGATCTGTTGTTCCTCAATTTGTTATGCTAGGGCCAAAATAATTTACTTCTACTTTGTATCTTTTAATTTTGGCTTGGTTCCAGTTTAACCTTTGTTCTTGCAGTAGGATCAAAATAGGTTACCCTTGAGAAATATTTGGTTCTGATTGCTTGTCGTATTTTGAATCTTTAATAAATCGTTGTCAAGTCGTTTCTTTCTTTTAATTGGCGTTTTGCATCCTGAGTGCCTTGCATCATTTCATTGCACCATTTTAACttttgcatggcatattttattcgtgtagacgctgaaCCCGAAACCGCCTacgagctgatcgttgagccgACCCAGGAGCCTTTCGCAGGAGAACCGCAGCCAGGAGAAGTCGTTAATCAAGCTCCCGGAGAAACCACTAAccctgctgacctgcaaggcaagccccggagcatatcccttattttaattactccatgttatatttaaaatattgtgcatttacgttcaaggaattgattggaaccatagatgcataatcttgtatACCCAGTGTCCTTACTGGTGCAGTTATCGCTAGCACCGCTATGCTTAAttaaactcggtagaagacgggtgatttcctgtcacccgcgagatgtAGATTTGTTACCTCAGGCAGTGTTTTGAGAAATAGTGCAATGAGaaggaaattggagaccgggcggagggaaagttggacatgaaTATTGATtaaagaaagttgagtctccgcctgtgtcgattgaggaccgttccgttgttggccctttgactgaggattgaacagtactaaccacatgtcggaagtaggaggtagtcgaaaccggtaagctaattaccttaaTTGCGTCAGAATCTGAgtctcgacctgcggtgctgggtagggttgacggatggtgaagtagCCCACGGGTTCActgggtgttcgcacgtgcggggctcatcatctgggtgcttgcgggcttgattcagacttcggggtaattatgggaacagttgacgtgtgtggcccgacggggtttacgcgtgtcgtgtgagttaggtccaccttgcaaggttaaatcggatcgattcgccgtgactcgcggatatgagagccttggtcaatgcgtcgcatcgtagtaaggattgaaaggcagaaagagaaaagattaATTTGTGTTGatgttcttgaaaagataatatgattaaccatgtgtgctctagagaattaggcaaacctagtttctagttatcaacacaattggagctaaaatattgaaagtaaggatccagttttagtagcttttcagcaaaataactccagagccaaagagctgtgcatgtctagataatgggctaagtatacccatagacgggcaagtcttgctgagtattagagtactcagggtttggttataacccttctgagcaggcttTATTCCGGGAGGTTTCGAGGAAATCAgtgcgtcctggagtggtcagcctcttcctccaggttgggcggtcgagtgggttccgccttctccgtgaagtgctggcaggtgagcctcacatcagtgggcaagatgtgaagctcgtcttttgtcatcgacgttatctaccgtacagtattttgaagcttgtttcaaactgtttgtattttccgctgcgtttgaactctgtattcgaaatgtaactctggcttgtaaaactttattgtaaattaattgGGAGACTTTGGTTTAACTCTGGctgtaagttaagtttgaaaacttttgttgcttgtaatcacctgtgctcgtcttttggcgagagtttcTGTGCAAccgatcctggttaaagcaggcagtctgagtgtactggtgaagtgcattattggaggattaagttaaaaggttaattagtgcacttgatcggtattatttggactgttctgtgacagttCGGTTCGGTTAAACCGAATGCCCAGGCCGAACCAGCGGCGCGAGGCATCTGATCTCTTGGGAGACGGTAAAATAAAAGGAGATACCGACCGCGAGTCCGCGACCGGACCGGGTGGACCGTGTTTGAAttggaagaattaccgtccaccccctgcgCCTCATGTGGCCGTTAAATCGGATATGTACGGTCACAATGGCGCTCGGCCGCTGTTCCTGTTTCTCCTATCCTCGACGCGCTGAGCGCTGATGATCCGTGCGCCGCCCAACATAGCAGAGCCCGGTCGTCGTAAGAATCTCCACCGATGGGCGATGGTTGCGAGGGACATGATCTCCTGCCTGAAAACAATCCCACATTGCGCCGCTTCCACAGTTGCCAACAGCACAGCCATCGACAGAGTTTCCGGCCTGTGGCGATGGAGCTGGTCGCGTTCGGTGGCATCCGATCTCACTTGGACGCCCAGACGCTCCCAAAAGGATGCTGAAAAGGGGCAGAAGAACAGCAAATGCTCCACAGTCTCAGGTGCCCCGTACAAAGATCACAAGTAACATCAACGATATTTTTTCTGGAAGAGATTTGTTTTGCATTGTAGGCTGCCATGTAGGAGCAACCAGGTGAAGAATTGGACCCGGGGTGGTGCTCTCGAGTTCCAGAAAGTGTTTTTTGTCTGCTGACTTGGGTCTCTGCTTGCATTGATCATCCTGTACAGTCCCGAGGTGACCAGTGTCCCATTTTCTGCTGCAAAGGCCAAAGGGGGTAGTCCTCCGGTCTTCTGCAGTGGTGAGAACGACCGGTCTTCTGCAAAGTAGAATACGTGATGCATGCATCTTCAATCTCGATCCATGGCAGAATAATCAAGTTCTTCATCGGAGTCCATCACTTCCTTGTAGTCGTAGTATGCAGGCGCCTGCATCAAAGGTAGATACATGTCAAATTGTAGCCTAAATCTGGGCGCGTAGTAAACATGCATTGCTGATTTTGATTCACAGACAGACTCAAAGCTGCAGAACATTGGTGTGGCAAAATCTGGAGCACGGAGCACAAGATATGCTCCGAGGTTATTGTACCGTTCCTCTGAAGCCAACATTGAAATATTGACATGATGATGTTATCCAAACGGCATGCTTAGTAATGTTAAAAGAACTACGACAGTAAGTGCTAACCTGAAACTGTGGATAATCAGGTGCACTGAAAACAGTAATCAACTTCCCAGAATTCACCTGATGATCAATTGTGAATCCATTATTCATTCCTGAAAGATCAATACGCTGGTCCCTTGCATCTGGTCCTTCATGGGACCTAACAATGAGCTGTAAAAAGATATACAATAAAATAAATGAGTTAAATCGAGCATGAAACAAAATATCAATCAGTTTCCTCGGTTGGGGCTAGGAAGATCGCTTGTATCGGTTGGCCCTGTATTTCGGTCACTAATACAGTAGCTCTGCCATGGTAGTACTCTAGTCTAGTGATCGCAGGGCATGTTTTCCTCAGTTGTCTCTTTTTACTGTATAGTCCTGTTGGTGTATAtctgagcccatgtatagaggcccatctagaggctcaTGTAAAAGAACTATATATACCCactcttctagggtttggagaaatacatctattattctctcctacatggtatcagctaGATTCTCCTTTCtctagccgccaccgccgctgcc contains:
- the LOC120708810 gene encoding serine/threonine-protein phosphatase 7-like; its protein translation is MNNGFTIDHQVNSGKLITVFSAPDYPQFQASEERYNNLGAYLVLRAPDFATPMFCSFESAPAYYDYKEVMDSDEELDYSAMDRD